Proteins from a genomic interval of Micromonospora sp. NBC_00389:
- a CDS encoding carbohydrate ABC transporter permease: MRKRSARESRGSRAAAWTAVVVLGGFGLLPVYWMLVTAFTPAQQTFRYPPSFVPTELTLDNFTRLADEPALARYLVNSLIVSIVTAVLSVVVSAYMGYAFSKFRFRGRRSLMYFVLSSQMFPQALLLVTLYALFSAYHLLDTYTALVLSFTTFTLPLCVWMLKGFFDTIPDSLVEAARVDGASRLRTIHSVILPLSAPGLIAAGLFAFVRGWNDFIFALTLAGREKTTLPPGLVNAFLGEATAQWAELMAASLIASLPVVLAFIALQRFLVGGITAGAIKG, translated from the coding sequence GTGAGGAAGCGCTCCGCACGGGAGAGCCGCGGTTCCCGCGCCGCGGCGTGGACGGCCGTCGTCGTCCTCGGCGGATTCGGGCTGCTGCCGGTGTACTGGATGCTGGTCACCGCGTTCACCCCGGCTCAGCAGACCTTCCGCTACCCGCCGTCGTTCGTCCCCACCGAGCTCACCCTCGACAACTTCACCCGCCTCGCCGACGAACCCGCGCTGGCCCGGTACCTGGTCAACAGCCTGATCGTCTCGATCGTCACCGCGGTGCTGAGCGTCGTGGTGTCGGCCTACATGGGCTACGCGTTCTCCAAGTTCCGCTTCCGCGGCCGGCGCAGCCTGATGTACTTCGTGCTCTCCTCCCAGATGTTCCCCCAGGCCCTTCTGCTGGTCACCCTCTACGCCTTGTTCAGCGCCTACCACCTGCTCGACACCTACACCGCGCTGGTGCTGTCGTTCACCACCTTCACGCTGCCGCTCTGCGTCTGGATGCTCAAGGGCTTCTTCGACACCATCCCTGACAGCCTCGTCGAGGCCGCCCGCGTCGACGGCGCATCGCGGCTGCGCACCATCCACTCGGTCATCCTGCCGCTGTCGGCGCCCGGTCTCATCGCCGCCGGGCTCTTCGCCTTCGTCCGCGGCTGGAACGACTTCATCTTCGCCCTCACCCTCGCCGGACGCGAGAAGACGACACTGCCACCCGGCCTGGTCAACGCCTTCCTCGGCGAGGCGACCGCGCAGTGGGCCGAGCTCATGGCCGCGTCGCTGATCGCGTCCCTGCCCGTCGTGCTCGCGTTCATCGCGCTGCAGCGGTTCCTTGTCGGCGGCATCACCGCCGGCGCCATCAAGGGATAA
- a CDS encoding IclR family transcriptional regulator, which translates to MPVASDQGTNQSVEKAAAVLNAFLGGQPALRVSDVARHAGLGQSTASRLLATLEACDLVQRDQVSGLYQLGPALITMAGVALNSHPVHREARQRAQNLAAELGLGANVAVRRGATLFYLCNFEGTLAPRSFVLIGQHNPLHATGIGKCLLIGTDPEERRALLPDLRAYTPSTITDHAALDEAIAQAAERRYATEVEELALGRACIASPILDHTGTVCAALSVSGPLSAIALDTREADLSRMVIEAADAISTDLGYLGPADRVLTRLQASR; encoded by the coding sequence ATGCCGGTGGCGAGTGATCAGGGCACCAACCAGAGCGTCGAGAAGGCGGCCGCCGTGCTCAACGCCTTCCTCGGCGGCCAGCCCGCGCTGCGGGTCTCCGATGTCGCCCGTCACGCCGGCCTGGGCCAGTCGACCGCGTCCCGCCTACTGGCCACACTCGAGGCCTGCGACCTCGTACAGCGCGACCAGGTCAGCGGCCTTTACCAACTAGGCCCCGCGCTCATCACGATGGCCGGCGTCGCCCTCAACAGCCACCCGGTGCACCGCGAGGCCCGCCAGCGGGCGCAGAACCTCGCCGCCGAACTCGGCCTCGGCGCCAACGTCGCCGTGCGCCGCGGCGCCACGCTGTTCTACCTGTGCAACTTCGAGGGCACCCTCGCCCCGCGGTCGTTCGTCCTCATCGGCCAGCACAACCCGCTGCACGCCACGGGCATCGGCAAGTGCCTGCTCATCGGCACCGACCCCGAAGAGCGCCGGGCGCTCCTGCCCGATCTGCGCGCGTACACCCCGTCCACCATCACCGATCACGCCGCGCTGGACGAGGCCATCGCTCAGGCCGCCGAGCGCCGTTACGCCACCGAGGTCGAGGAACTGGCGCTGGGCCGCGCCTGCATCGCGTCCCCGATCCTCGACCACACCGGCACCGTCTGCGCAGCGCTGTCGGTCTCCGGACCGCTCTCCGCGATCGCCCTGGACACCCGGGAGGCCGACCTGTCCCGCATGGTCATCGAAGCCGCCGACGCCATCAGCACCGACCTGGGCTACCTCGGCCCCGCCGACCGCGTCCTGACCCGCTTGCAGGCCAGCCGATGA
- a CDS encoding extracellular solute-binding protein, protein MNSNVSRRDMLRLVGLGAGALGLGGVAACAPSADAPEADTAKSATNFSFASWSLADNASKAKIEQLMTGYGSKAGITVNGVPLAYNSYLNQLTLQVRGGQFTGAAQMDIAWLAGLAALGKLRDLGDVAKDAGYTAAALSSGQVEGKQVGLPWTTAAIGLIANRDLMQKAGITTAPTTIDDFEAALRALKGTGVIPYAASTKVAQLKDILIWMQTFGSPLLDGDKVAVGDDASIEAVAWYKKLYDAKLIAPDVERVDARTLFAQGKAAIYDDAIVGRDFVVKGSPDKSIADKLDPVARPVKNAGDKPRAVQWGHAVVVVEGEGANTATDFAKWLTSDEQTVLGYFKDLSLPPTTTAALASEQVKTDAFTSQFSERITATATPNPFWKYPQYAQMETAISEHVQAVLVGKSKPADAMREAGAAVQALIK, encoded by the coding sequence ATGAACAGCAACGTTTCCCGCAGGGACATGCTCCGCCTCGTCGGACTCGGCGCCGGCGCCCTCGGCCTGGGCGGCGTGGCCGCCTGCGCGCCGAGCGCCGACGCCCCCGAGGCGGATACCGCCAAGTCCGCCACCAACTTCTCGTTCGCGTCCTGGAGCCTGGCCGACAACGCCTCCAAGGCCAAGATCGAACAGCTGATGACCGGCTACGGCAGCAAAGCGGGCATCACCGTCAACGGCGTGCCGCTGGCGTACAACAGCTACCTCAACCAGCTCACGCTCCAGGTGCGCGGCGGGCAGTTCACCGGCGCCGCGCAGATGGACATCGCCTGGCTCGCCGGCCTCGCCGCGCTCGGCAAGCTTCGCGACCTCGGTGACGTGGCCAAGGACGCCGGCTACACCGCGGCCGCCCTCAGCTCGGGGCAGGTCGAGGGCAAGCAGGTCGGCCTGCCCTGGACCACCGCCGCCATCGGTCTGATCGCCAACCGGGACCTGATGCAGAAGGCCGGCATCACCACCGCGCCGACCACCATCGACGACTTCGAGGCCGCGCTGCGGGCGCTCAAGGGCACCGGCGTCATCCCGTACGCCGCGTCCACCAAGGTCGCCCAGCTCAAGGACATCCTCATCTGGATGCAGACCTTCGGCAGCCCGCTGCTGGACGGGGACAAGGTCGCCGTCGGCGACGACGCCAGCATCGAGGCGGTCGCCTGGTACAAGAAGCTGTACGACGCGAAGCTCATCGCTCCGGACGTGGAGCGGGTCGACGCGCGCACCCTGTTCGCCCAGGGCAAGGCCGCCATCTACGACGACGCCATCGTCGGCCGCGACTTCGTCGTCAAGGGCTCCCCGGACAAGTCCATCGCCGACAAGCTCGACCCGGTCGCCCGGCCGGTGAAGAACGCCGGCGACAAGCCGCGCGCCGTGCAGTGGGGCCACGCCGTCGTCGTGGTCGAGGGCGAGGGCGCCAACACCGCCACCGACTTCGCGAAGTGGCTCACGTCCGACGAGCAGACCGTCCTCGGCTACTTCAAGGACCTGTCCCTGCCGCCCACCACCACGGCGGCGCTGGCCTCCGAGCAGGTGAAGACGGACGCCTTCACCTCCCAGTTCAGCGAGCGGATCACCGCCACCGCCACCCCGAACCCGTTCTGGAAGTACCCCCAGTACGCCCAGATGGAGACCGCCATCTC
- a CDS encoding carbohydrate ABC transporter permease: MSTETTRRGTAGRVPASPPGGERPPRRLGDGAFAALLMLPALAMLAAIVVYPLVASLITAFFEQSLVEPGRTFVGLQNITDLLGGDFWRLLRQTLVFTVGATIAPFLVGLALALALNTRIRGRATLRGLLLIPWLVPSVVVSFLWMWIFNANYGLANGALEALGLIDAPQAWLAGSGTAMTAVIVAKTWASFPWIMVMVLAGLQTVPVELHEAAETDGAGAVQRFFAVTLPHLRGIIGIVLLLELIWNFQHFDLIYVMTGGGPAGTTETFATAVYETAFQGFDLGRAGALGLLWMVLLLVMVAVYVRRSEREGQL; the protein is encoded by the coding sequence ATGAGCACCGAGACGACCCGTCGCGGGACCGCCGGCCGCGTGCCGGCGTCCCCGCCGGGCGGCGAGCGGCCCCCGCGACGGCTCGGCGACGGCGCGTTCGCCGCGCTGCTGATGCTCCCCGCCCTGGCGATGCTCGCCGCGATCGTCGTCTACCCGCTGGTCGCCTCCCTGATCACCGCGTTCTTCGAGCAGAGCCTGGTGGAACCCGGCCGCACCTTCGTCGGCCTGCAGAACATCACCGACCTGCTCGGCGGCGACTTCTGGCGGCTGCTGCGCCAGACGCTGGTTTTCACCGTCGGCGCCACCATCGCACCGTTCCTCGTCGGCCTGGCCCTCGCACTCGCCCTGAACACCCGCATCCGCGGCCGCGCCACTCTCCGCGGCCTGCTGCTCATCCCGTGGCTGGTGCCCAGCGTCGTCGTGTCGTTCCTCTGGATGTGGATCTTCAATGCGAACTACGGCCTCGCCAACGGCGCGCTGGAGGCGCTCGGCCTGATCGATGCCCCACAGGCCTGGTTGGCAGGCTCGGGCACCGCGATGACCGCGGTCATCGTCGCCAAGACCTGGGCGAGCTTTCCGTGGATCATGGTGATGGTCCTCGCCGGGCTGCAGACCGTACCGGTCGAGCTGCACGAGGCGGCCGAGACCGACGGCGCCGGCGCGGTCCAGCGGTTCTTCGCCGTCACTCTGCCGCACCTGCGCGGCATCATCGGCATCGTCCTGCTGCTGGAACTGATCTGGAACTTCCAGCACTTCGACCTGATCTACGTGATGACCGGCGGCGGCCCCGCCGGCACCACCGAAACCTTCGCCACCGCGGTTTACGAGACCGCCTTCCAGGGCTTCGACCTCGGCCGTGCCGGTGCGCTCGGCCTGCTCTGGATGGTGCTGCTGCTCGTCATGGTCGCGGTCTACGTCCGTCGGTCCGAGCGGGAGGGACAGCTGTGA